The Rhinoraja longicauda isolate Sanriku21f chromosome 19, sRhiLon1.1, whole genome shotgun sequence genome includes a window with the following:
- the LOC144602542 gene encoding zinc-binding protein A33-like — MASKEQVESWSEEAVCPICLHFFTDPVSLECGHNFCRSCITQSWDREGRNCCPECREVFRDHSLRVSRALARLAEKARTLSLNRTEKESKLHCEEHQEELKLFCETDKKLICLVCRDSREHREHRFMPVKEAVENNKDQVKSSIKSLTEKKSGIQQMEQQQKEKISGVLEQSHNLQSKIASQFAELHQILTEKEQRVQADIREEEKRILNRMKKNLGEIEENLKSIQEELSKLQQQMDQKDTVVFLKEEAGRKRRVRDEAKPLSVVEEALPIDKFHCPVSFHTVFKETSYDFKQVSVTLDVETAGPGLEVSEDRKRVRRTKTRRSLPDTGKRFTDSACVLGSEGFTSGRHYWEVEVAGSRGWRMGVAAESVERKRPVTLTPETGVWSIRRGGDGFDALTSPLSRLPARPIPGRVGVYLSYESGTVSFYDVDTKSHLHTFTGNKFTEKLYPFFGTWDGNWLRICSGSAPGV; from the exons atggcttcgaaagaacaggtcgagagttggtccgaggaggcagtttgtcccatctgcctgcatttcttcaccgatccggtgtcactggagtgtggacacaacttctgccgctcctgtatcacacagagttgggacagggaggggagaaactgctgcccggaatgtagagaggtgtttagagaccacagcctcagggtgagtcgggccttggcgagactggctgagaaagctcgaaccctgagcctgaatcggacagagaaggaaagtaaacttcactgcgaggaacatcaggaagaactgaagctgttttgtgaaactgacaagaagctgatctgcctggtttgtcgagattcgcgggaacacagagagcaccgcttcatgccggttaaagaagctgttgaaaacaacaag gatcaggtgaaatcttctaTCAAATCTCTCACGGAAAagaaatcagggatccagcaaatggagcagcaacagaaagagaagatttctggagttctg gaacagtcacacaaccttcagtccaagatcgcatcccagtttgctgaactgcaccagattctcactgagaaagagcagcgcgtacaggcagatatccgggaggaagagaagaggattctgaatagaatgaagaaaaatcttggagagatcgaagagaatttaaaatctattcaggaggaactctctaagttgcagcagcagatggatcaaaaggacactgtggtgtttctgaag gaggaagctggtcgcaagcgaag ggttcgtgatgaagccaaaccactatcggtggtagaggaggccttgccgattgacaagtttcattgccctgtttcattccACACAGTATTTAAAGAAACATCTtatgacttcaagcaag tctccgtcaccctggatgtggaaacagcgggtccggggctcgaggtgtctgaggatcggaagagggtgagacggaccaagacccggaggagtctccctgacaccgggaagaggtttacagacagtgcgtgtgtgctggggtcggagggattcacatcggggagacattactgggaggtggaggtggcggggagtcggggttGGAGaatgggagtcgccgcagagtctgtggagaggaagagaccggtcacactgaccccggagactggagtctggagcatcaggcgggggggtgacgggtttgatgcactcacctcccctctatcccgtctccccgcccgtcccatccccgggagggtgggagtttatctcagttacgagtccgggacagtttcattttacgacgtggacaccaagtcccatctccacaccttcactgggaataaattcacggagaaactttatcctttcttcgggacttgggatggaaactggctgaggatctgctccggttccgctccgggtgtgtaa